From the Synergistaceae bacterium genome, the window TATTAACTTTTTCGCGCTTGATTCTGGTAGCAAATAAAAGAAATCCCACTCCTAAAGCAAGCCACGCAGAACCCGCAGAAATTCTATCTATATAAAACATGTAACCGGCAAATATGCTCAAGATAAAGCCAGCGCAGAATAACACCCACCGCAAAAAATTATCGAGACTCATTCGTAAAAATCTCCTGTAATTTCCGTGAAGCTAAATCTAAATCATCATTCACAATTATATAATCATATTTATCAGCAAATTTTAATTCTTTGACGGCATTAGATAGTCTTATATTTAAATCGTGCTGGCTCTCTGTGTTGCGGTTAATTAAGCGTCTTGATAACTCTTCAATACTGGGAGGAGCTATAAATATTAACACGGCATTATTAATTTTTTCACGGACTTGTAACGCGCCCTGTACGTCAATTTCAAGCAAGACATTACGCCCGGCGTTTAACTCTCTAATCACGTCAGATTTTAGAGTGCCGTAATAGTGTTCATGAACTCGGGCATATTCGAGAAATAAATTATTATTAATTCCCTGTTCGAACTCATCACGTGAAATAAATCTATACTCTACGCCGTTAGTCTCACCTTCCCGCGGCTCCCTAGTCGTGCATGAAATCGAATATACAAGATTGCTGAAATTTTCCAGCGCGTGCTCCCGTAAAGTCCCCTTGCCTACACCTGAAGGCCCTGACAAGACAAATAATTTTCCTGTGATTTTATTTACTCTATATTCTGTAACTGTTCTCTGATTTTCTCTACACATGATTTTGCCTCTACTACGTCCCAGCGGAATAAAGCGTCATTAACTTTTGAGCCCATCGTGTTAATTTCTCTATTCATTTCCTGAACTAAGAAATCTAGTTTTTTGCCATTTGACTCGTTTGAGTTCATAATTTGCGAGAATTTATTTATATGCGCGTCAAGTCGGGTTAACTCCTCTGTAACGTCCCACCTGTCAGACATTAATGATACTTCCTGAGCGATTCTTGACTCGTCAATTTCTAAATTATAATGCTCCATAACGTTTTGAATTCGTGTTCTAAGTGATTCTATAGCGTCAGAAATTGCAACTTGCCAGCGTTCTCTAAGTCTCTTGACTATTTCAGAGAGATTCATTAATTCCTGCTTAACTTGATTAAATAATTTCTCGCCTTCTGAAATCTTCATGTTATTAAGAGACTCGCAGGCCTTCAACACTAAATTATCCCATAAAGCAAAATCTTCTAATGAGCTTTCACAGGCAGTATTATCAACAACTCCGGGAATTAATAAAAATTGCGTTAAATCTTTGGGAATATCTATATTATTTTCACGAGAAATTTTGCAGACCTGACTATAAATATTAATTAAAGCCTTCTCATTTACTAAGCCTATTTCAGAACCGGGGTAAAAATTTATTTCTGCGCTGAGTCTGACTTTGCCGCGAGCTATATTATTACGCAATAGATTTATAATTCTATTCTCAAGCGAGGCAAGTTCACGGGGTAATTTCGTGCTGAAATCCTGATATTTATGATTTATTGAAGAAATCTCAAATTTTACTGTCCCCCATGAAAAATTATGCTCACTGCTTCCAAATCCTGTCATGCTTACAAACATTTTTTCAAGCTCCCCGAATGAAATAATTTCGCGACACTAAAAAATTTATGCTCGATTAACATTTTTCAAGCTCCCTGAATGAATTATTTAACTCGTCCATTATAATTTTGCGGCCGTCTTTGCTTTTGTATACATCATCGCTAAATCTTAATACTTTTCCGAACGTTATATTAATCTTGACCGGCTTAATTAACGCGCTCCCCGTAGGCATTGCCTTAAATGATCCGTGAATAAATACCGGCAAAATCGGGGCTTTCTCATGACTCGCGGCCAAAGCGACTCCACCTTCTAAGGGCTGCAAATTTCCGTCTAAAGTCCTCCCGCCTTCAGGGAATATTAATACATCGTTCCCGTCCTGATATAATTTCATGAAAGCTCGTAAAGCACCGGCAGCACTCGAATTATTTTCCCGTGATACAGGCATAGCACCCAACGCGCTTATACAGGCACCGAATAATTTATTAGTGAATAACTCTTCTTTTGCGAAATATCGTAAATCCCTCGGAAAGAAACAGCCGATTAATACGGGGTCTAAGTTGCTCGCGTGATTACTGGCAACTATAAATTTTTCATCAGGGTTTAATTTTTCGAGCCAGCGAACACTGACACGATTATAAATCAATAATAATATTTTCAGGGTAAATCTTACTATTGCATAAAAAATTTTATTTTGCTTCATTATTAATAGAGCCTCTTACTTGATTAATTATAAAATTTATTACTTCCTGTTCGCTCATGTCTGAACTGTCAATATAAATAGCATTTTCCGGAATTCTTAACGGGGCGATTTCACGGTTTAAATCATGCTGATCACGTGATTTTATAGCTTGCAGGATCTCATCATAATTTGCACTCTCACCGCGCTTGATTCTCTCGTCATAACGTCTTTTAGCTCGTGCTTCTGGGCTGGCTGTGAGATAGAATTTAAAATCTGCGTCAGGAAATACAACGCTCCCTAAGTCCCGGCCTTCTGCTATTAAACTTGCTTTCTTGGCCTGTTCACGCTGAATATTTAATAAAGCCGCTCTAACTTCGGGCAAAGCAGAATACTTTGACGATAAAATATCAGCTTCAGGCGTTCTGATTTCCTTAGTAACGTCAAAATCATTCACATAGACACCGGATTTATTAATTTCTATATTAATATCATTCAAAGCCTCGTGCAGAAATTCCGGCCTGACTTCAGACTTTGCGAGAATTAGACCTATTGCGCGATATAATGCCCCTGTGTCTAAAAAATTTATGCTTAACTCCTGAGCTACTTTCTTTGATACTGTGCTTTTACCAGCTCCGGCGGGGCCGTCAATCGTAATAATTATCATAATCCGGCCATATCTCCCATATCATTAGCAACGCTGCTTACATAATCGACCATTTCAGCGAGTAAACTATCAAAATTAGTTATGCCGAGCCGCTCTAAAGGTTCAGGGAACATATAAGACTGCAGGCCGTCAGCTCCTAACCCGATACCGAGCATTAAACACACGGCATTTGCTACTGATACTACGTCTAATAAAGGCTGATAATCAGCTTTATCTTCGGGCAACTCATTCGGCTTGTGATGATATTCAACGGCAAATTTATAAGACTCCGGCATCTCCCAGCGTTCAACTAATACAGAGCCTATCATGGCATGATCAAAACCTAACACGCTTGACTCTGCTTCAGTAAAGGGAATATGCTTTTCTTCTACCATTTTTACGATAATGCCATATCCAAATCTGACATAATCATTTAATATTACTTTGCCTATATCATGTAACAGGCCGCCGACGTAAGCGTCTTCTGTATTTACTTTTTTCGTAACATGAGCTAAATGACGGCTTGCATATGCTACCATTAAAGAATGCCGCCAAAGTTCGCCACGGTCAAGAGCATAACCTGATAAGCCCTTATCCATTGAAGAATAAACTTCAGCAGCTAAGATTATATTGCTGATACTTTTATAGCCTAATAAAGAAATTGCCTCGCTTATACTTGAAATTTTACGGGTCATTCCATAAGCCGCCGAATTTGCTAATTTGAGAACTCTCAAAACAAGTCCCTCATCGCGCGATAAACTTTTTGCAACGTCAGCAGCATTACTTGAGGGATCATTTAATTTTTTCATGGTCTCAAGCACAAATTGCGGGAATGACTTTATATCAGCCAGTTTGCTTAATATTCTAGTCTTGATGATTTCTTTATTTGCGTTAGTGTCGCTCACTTTACAGCCCCCTTTTCGTGATTAAATTTATATTTATCGAGATAAAAATATTTTATTGCACAGACTGGAAAATGACAAACTTTTATATTCGCCGCTGCTCAAATTTCCGAGTTCAAGCCCGCCGATTTTAACACGAGTTAATTTCTCAACCCTCAAACCGATTTGACGCATCATTAATCTTATTTCGCGCTTTATGCCTTCAGACAGGACAATTTTTAGCGATGCTTCCCCGATTTGCAAGACTTTAAGCGGCTTGATAAATTTATTCTCGATATTAAAGCCTTCCCGCAATCTCGATAAATGCTTGTCATTAACCGGCAAATTTAATAATACTTCATATTCGCGTGAAATTTTTTTAGAAGGGTGAATAATATTCTGCGCAAAATTTCCGTCATTAGTCAAAATTAACAGGCCTTCACTATCTTTATCGAGCCTGCCCACCGGAAACACCCGCAAATTTCTAGCTTCTTCGGGCAATAAATCAATTATAACGGGATAATATTTATCACTGACTGCACAGACATAGCCGCTCGGTTTATTCATAATATAATATACGCGCTTTAACTCGTGAAAAATTTGCTTATTGTCAAGTAAAATTTTATCGTGATTTATATCTACCCTGAAATATGGAGCGAGCACAATTTTATCATTGACTTTGACACGTCCCGACAAAATAATATCATCGGCCTTGCGTCGTGAACATATCCCGTTCGATGAGAGAAACAAATTTAATCGCATTTATTTATTTATTCTGGGTAATAGTCCCATTGCCGGATAAATTTCGTCCATTGTTGAGCCTGCTACTTTCTCAGCTCGTAATGCTCCATCGCGTAAAATTTCGTCAAGTAAACTTTTATTGCCTTCATATTTTGAGCGTCTTTCTCTGATAGGGGTCATTAACTCATTTATATGAGCGTTTAATTTTTTCTTGCAGTCAATACAGCCTATTCCCGCACTCTTGCAGCCCTCGCAAATTTCGTTTTTCTCGTTCTCGTCATTATTAAAAACTTTGTGCAAATCCCAGACAGGGCATTTTTCGGGGTCGCCCTTATCAGTTCGACGCATTCGGGCCGGGTCTGTCTTCATAGTCCGCAATTTTTGCCACATTGAGTCAGCACTCTCACTTAATTCTAAAGCATTCCCGTATGATTTACTCATTTTGCGGCCGTCAATTCCGGGAACTTTCGGAGTTTGAGTAAATAACGGCTGAGGCTCAACTAAGACATCACCGAAAAAATTATTAAACCGCCGGACTAATTCACGGGATAATTCCAAATGCGCGCTTTGATCTTCACCGACTGGGACAAATTCAGCCTTGTATAATAATATATCAGCGGCCATTAAAACAGGATAACCGAGAAATCCGAACATGCCTAAATCTTTATTGCGAATATTAAATAACTGCTCCTTATAAGTCGGGTTACGATAAAGCCATCCCAACGGCGTAATCATTCCCAGTGCTAGGGCGAGTTCTGCGTGCTGCTTTACATGTGATTGAATAAATAACGGGCTTTTTTCGGGGTCAAGTCCGACGCTCAGCCAGTCAGTTAATGCCATGTAACAAAATTCGCTGGTCCGCCCGCTCTCTGCATAGTTAGACATCAAGGCGTGCCAATCTGCAATACTATAAAAACATTCGTAATTATCATCATTCTGAAGCCTGACAAAATTACTCAAAGCTCCGGCCAAGTGTCCCAAATGTAAAGCTCCGGTCGGTCTCATTGCGCTTAATACTCTTTTTTTCATGATTATAAATTAAATTCTCCCGTAATTATTTAGTGCTTTAATATCAAGTAATATAGCATTCAATTTTTTAGCAAGTTCGAGCAGGCTGGCACGTTCCATTTCACCGTGATTGCATAAAGCCATAACAAGCCCGCTTTTAACTGCATCAATTAATTCGTGATATTTCATGTCGCAGGTTATATAAATGTCGCAGTCCCGTGCAAATTCCCAGAACTCCGCACCGCTCCCGCCGCAAAGTGCAACACGTTTTATATCACGCTGATTCTCAAAATAATAATCTATGTGAGTTAAATTCCATGAAACTTTTACGAATTCAAGAAAATTTTTCAGGCTCATTTTTTCGCGCAAATTTCCTTTTATGCCGTAATCTGATAAACTCTCGCAATTTTCAAGCCCGATTTTACTTGCTAGAATTCTATTCACGCCGCTTTCTGACCTGTCAAAATTTGTGTGTAAGGCAATAATATTTATATCGCGCTTTACGGCCTCTTTTATAGCAAGTCCCAGCCAGTTATTATAATTTATCTGCTTTATTCCGCGAAAAATTAACGGGTGATGTGTTATAAGCAAATTACAATTTAACTCGCTTGCTTTGATAACAGCTTCAGGCACAGCGTCAAGACATACAGCAATATTATTTATTTCGCTGTCATAATCGCCGACGATTAAGCCCGAATTATCCCACTCAGCGCATAAATCAAAACTAGCAAAATTATTTATTTCCTGCAATAAATCACAAATTTTCATGATAAATGCTCTCTAACATCAGCTAAAAATTTTTCTATCATGCTCGGCGTGTTTATAAATTCCGGGTTGCTCAAGTCAAAATTAAATTCATTCGGAAATCTCACGCTCTCATAGGCCTTATATAGACTCCTCCAGTAATCTTGGCCGGCTTGTATCTCGTCTTGCCGCCCTCGTGAATTAATGCGCCTCATAATCTCGTCAAAATCGCAGTGAACGTGAATTAATAATTTAGGCTGCTTTACATTTACAGCGAGAGACTCATACAAATTTAAATATTGCCCGAACTGCCCATCTGTCAAATAGCCGAGTTCATAATATAATTTTGCATAGACTTTATCACCGAATAAGCTGCGATCCATTATATAATTTCCGTCTTCAATGGCACATAAATATTGCGCAAATCTCGTTACTAAAAAATTTAACTGCATAGGAAACGCCCATTTTCTATTAACGTGAAAGCGGCCTAATAAGTCATAATTATCTCTAAATTCTTCGGGCATAACGTCAAGATTTAATTTCTCGCTCAATAAATTAGTAAGCGTACTCTTTCCGCTGGCTGTCATGCCTTCAACTATTATATTTATCATTTTTTTCTCCTTTGTGCGTAGATAAAATTATCTTGGGCGGGCGGGTGGGAGGAAGAAAGTATGCGCGGAGAATATCCCCCTTACACATTTTGAGCCTCTCATGTTCCCATATTTATTATAAATTTCCGTCCTGTGCTGATTCATGAGTTCGCAATTTCTCAAAAAATACCCCTATCAGCATAAATATTAAGCCCAGTAAAGTAAATCCCCAGGCTTTCGGCATAAATCCGAATAAGCTGTCAAAGAAGTATCTACATACCAGCAACACGCAAAATACTACTCCGGCGACTAAATGACCGCGCCAAATATTTATCAGCATTAAGGGCACGAGACACAAGGCACTCACTACGCTTAAAATTTTCGCATAGTCCCATGAATTCCAGAACTCCGGCCAAGTTAATAATAAGCCGAATACTCCCGCAATTAATAATCCCATTGTCTGACCGTCTGAATGCTTCATTAAGAATGACATAACACCGCCGATTATTGCAAGAATTACAAGTGTAAGAGTTCCGCCTAAACACAAACTCATTCGGGAAGCGCATAATAATAACGTGATTAAAATATTAGCGTTTATGATTGCACGTGTTCTAATACGCCAGTTCACCAGCCATAATAAAGCCAGCAAGATAAAGGCTTTTACAGGGACGAAAAATTCCCACATTGCAAAATGCGCCGAATTCATGAATTGCAGGGCAAAAATATCTATTGCATTTATCACGATTAAATATATAAGACTCAAGATTTCCAGTAAATAAACCTGCCATAAATCACTAGTTATCATGCATGTTACAATTTCAGCTAACAGCCAGAATTCAAGAATTTGCGACAAATCGAGCTTGATATTATACATTCGAGTGCCTAAGAAAATCCCCGAACCTAAAATAAAACTTGCCAGCAATAAAAAACTCTTCCCGGCTTTAGTGCGAATTCCTGAAATCGAACACGCTATTAACGATAATGCATAGCCCCCGATAAGCACGCATAAACGCAATAATTTCGGCAATTCATGCCACTTTGAAGCAAGAAAACTCACAGCTCCCAGTCCTAATAAAATAACTCCAGCTAAAATTAATATTCGCTTTAATGAATACTCTTTGATTTCATAGAGTGATAAAATTTTTTCACTCTGCTCACTCGTGATTATATTCTCGTCAAGCCATGAATTTATTTCACCGTTCAAGAATTCATATTCGCGCCTTCTGATATTTATCATTCTAGCTCACTACGCTCCCTAATGGTATATTCTCATCTAAAGGCGTTAAAAGCGTTAATTTGCCTTCACTCTTTATGCTTGCTGCTAAAATCATCCCGTTGCTTTCTACTCCGCATAATTTAACGGGCTTGAGATTGCAGACAAGTATAATTTTTTGCCCTGTTAATTCGTCCGGTGAGAAATATTCTTTAATTCCGCTGCAAACTGTTCGAGTTTCTGAGCCTAAATCTATAGTTAATTTATATAACTTTTTAGATCTGGGTATTTCTTCACAGCTGGTAATTTGTCCGACGCGCATTTGAACTCGTGCAAAATCTTCAATCGTAATTAATTCGCTTTCTTTGCTTTCTGGCGTAACTTCCGGATTATCCGACATATTTTTTTGCTCCTTCTTTGTGTCAATTCTAGGGAATAATATATCGCCCTTGTTAATTTTATTTCCTGCTCCATTGCCCCAGTCAGAAATTTTTAAATCGCAACCTAATTGAACGCAAATTTTTTCGCTGGTACTCGGCATAAAGGGGAATAATAACACAGCGCAAAGTCTCAAGGCCTCATACAGATTCAATAATACATAATTCAGGCGTTCTGACTCGTTATTCTTAGCTAAGATCCAAGGGGTTGTCTCGTCAATAAATTTATTAGCCCGCGAAATAAATTCCCATATAGCTTTTAAGGCACTATCAAACGCAAAATCTTTCATGAAATTATCTACTCTTGAAATAATATCTTGAGCTAGTTCACTTAGTGGCGAGCTTGATTTATCACATTCAGGCACAACTCCGGCGCGATAATTCTTTATCATTTGAAGAGTGCGATTTAATAAATTGCCTAAGTCGTTAGCTAAATCTGAATTTATACGGCCTATTAATGCATCCTCGCTGAATTCCCCGTCTGAGCCAAACGGTATTTCTCGCATTAAAAAATATCTGAACGGGTCAAGACCGTATTTATTAATCATGTCAAGAGGGTCTATAACGTTGCCTTTGGACTTGCTCATTTTGCCGCCTTTGATAGTCCACCATCCATGCGCAATAATTCCAGCCGGTAATTTCTCATTTAAGGCAATCAGCATTAACGGCCAAGTTACACAATGAAATCTAATTATATCCTTGCCGACAACGTGATAACCGGGCCAAAATTTTTTGTAGTCGTCGCCCTGTAAAGCTGAGAGATAATTTATAAGCGCGTCAAACCAGACATAGATAACGTGATTCTCATCGCCGGGAACTGGTATCCCCCATTTTAAGCTAGTTCTTGATACGGAAATATCTTTAACGCCGCCCCGTAAAAAGCTCATGATTTCATTATAGCGTGTAACAGGCTTTATAGCATTCGGGTTATTCTCATAATATTTTATTAAGTCCGGGACATATTTTGAGGCTCTGAAAAAATAGCTTTCTTCCTGCATTGAAATTAATTTACTGCCGCAATCGGGACATGTTTGATTTTCTCCCATGTTTGACTCGCTCACGTAATTTTCACATGAGACACAATATAAGCCTTCATATTTGCTTTTATAAATATCGCCCTGTGATAATAACTGCGAGAAAATTTTTTGTACTGTCTTGATATGCCGCTCTTCAGTTGTCCTGATAAAATCATCGTTCGAAATATTCAAGACCTGCCATAAATCTTTAAATTTTACGTGAATCTCGTCAACTAATTCTTGAGGAGTCTTATTTTGAGAGTTTGCAGCGCGTTCTATTTTCTGGCCGTGTTCGTCAGTTCCTGTCAAAAATTTAACGTCATAGCCCTTCAGTCTCATATAACGAGAAATCACATCACATGCAATTGTCGTATAAGCGTGCCCGATATGAGGCTTGTCATTTACATAATAAATCGGTGTCGTTACGTAAAAACTTTTTGCCATTAAATAAATTCCCCTCCATAAAAATATACGCGATATATTATATAATAGCTAAAAAATTTTAATCGGGGCTGTCTCATGAATTATAAAACTTTTAAGCATTTATTTTTATATGGCATTGTCGGAGTTCTTACTACTTTATTAGCTATATTTCTTTACTGGCTGTTCACGAGAAAATTTTATCTCGGTGTTGTCTCAAGTTCTGCGTTATCGTGGGTCTTGGCCGTGATATTCTCATTCTGGGCTAATCGTAAATTTGTATTTTTTTCGCACGGGCCTCTCTTTCACGAGTTCTATTTATTCGTAATGGCTCGTATAAGCACGGGCTTAATGGATTTAGCGATTATGTATATTTTCGTTGATCTATTAAATTTTTATGACATGCCGGTGAAAATAATCAGCAATATTTTAGTGATTATATTAAATTATGTAGCTGCAAAGCTCGTTATATTCAAGTGAGGGCTTAATTATGCGTTATATTTATATTGTCGGGATAAATTTTTCACGATAAATGCGAACTCAAGCAATAAAATATTTATGCAGCCACAAAGCTCGTTATATTCAAGAAATAAATTTTTTCAGGATTATAAATTTCTCACTGCAATATATAATAAATAAAATTTTTATGGGAGGCGTTATAAACATGATAAAATTTGCGGCCGTTGCGAGGGGCGATTTACAAGCTGATACGATAATTCATAATGCAAATATAGCAAATATTTTCACGCAAAATTACGAACTTGCGGATATAGCTATTTATTCCGGAAAAATCGCAGGAATTGGCAAATATTCAGATGCTAAGACACATTTTGACGCACAGGGGCGGGCATTAATTCCGGGAATGATTGACGGGCATATTCACATTGAAGACACTATGATGACACCGGCAAATTTTGCAGATATAGCGGCTCTTCACGGAACCAGCGCGGTAATGGCTGATCCTCACGAAATTTCTAACGCACTGGGAGTAAACGGGCTTGAATACATGTTTGCGGCGTCCCGTTCTTTGCCGATTGATATATTTTTCGGTGCTCCGTCGTGTGTTCCTGCGTCAGAATTTGAGACACCTTTTCAAGAATTAGATATGAACTCAATAAAAAATTTTTTCGACACGGCCTTAACGCAGCATTTAGGCGAAATGATGAATTATCCGGCTGTAATTAACGGCGACCCTGAGGCATGGGGCAAAATCTTAGCAGCTGGCAACAGGCCTTTAACTGGACATGCTCCGGGAGTATCAGGCAAAAATTTAAACGCTTATATGTGTTCGGGAATTGACAGCGATCATGAATGCACAAATTTAGACGAGGCAAGAGAAAAATTATCGCGGGGTATGTGGCTCATGATTAGAGAGGGTGCGGCATTTCCTGATTTAAAAACTTTATTGCCGTTAATTCGTGAAAATCCTTTG encodes:
- a CDS encoding Nif3-like dinuclear metal center hexameric protein, yielding MKICDLLQEINNFASFDLCAEWDNSGLIVGDYDSEINNIAVCLDAVPEAVIKASELNCNLLITHHPLIFRGIKQINYNNWLGLAIKEAVKRDINIIALHTNFDRSESGVNRILASKIGLENCESLSDYGIKGNLREKMSLKNFLEFVKVSWNLTHIDYYFENQRDIKRVALCGGSGAEFWEFARDCDIYITCDMKYHELIDAVKSGLVMALCNHGEMERASLLELAKKLNAILLDIKALNNYGRI
- a CDS encoding deoxynucleoside kinase, whose protein sequence is MINIIVEGMTASGKSTLTNLLSEKLNLDVMPEEFRDNYDLLGRFHVNRKWAFPMQLNFLVTRFAQYLCAIEDGNYIMDRSLFGDKVYAKLYYELGYLTDGQFGQYLNLYESLAVNVKQPKLLIHVHCDFDEIMRRINSRGRQDEIQAGQDYWRSLYKAYESVRFPNEFNFDLSNPEFINTPSMIEKFLADVREHLS
- the gmk gene encoding guanylate kinase encodes the protein MCRENQRTVTEYRVNKITGKLFVLSGPSGVGKGTLREHALENFSNLVYSISCTTREPREGETNGVEYRFISRDEFEQGINNNLFLEYARVHEHYYGTLKSDVIRELNAGRNVLLEIDVQGALQVREKINNAVLIFIAPPSIEELSRRLINRNTESQHDLNIRLSNAVKELKFADKYDYIIVNDDLDLASRKLQEIFTNESR
- a CDS encoding YicC family protein; the encoded protein is MFVSMTGFGSSEHNFSWGTVKFEISSINHKYQDFSTKLPRELASLENRIINLLRNNIARGKVRLSAEINFYPGSEIGLVNEKALINIYSQVCKISRENNIDIPKDLTQFLLIPGVVDNTACESSLEDFALWDNLVLKACESLNNMKISEGEKLFNQVKQELMNLSEIVKRLRERWQVAISDAIESLRTRIQNVMEHYNLEIDESRIAQEVSLMSDRWDVTEELTRLDAHINKFSQIMNSNESNGKKLDFLVQEMNREINTMGSKVNDALFRWDVVEAKSCVEKIREQLQNIE
- the metG gene encoding methionine--tRNA ligase: MAKSFYVTTPIYYVNDKPHIGHAYTTIACDVISRYMRLKGYDVKFLTGTDEHGQKIERAANSQNKTPQELVDEIHVKFKDLWQVLNISNDDFIRTTEERHIKTVQKIFSQLLSQGDIYKSKYEGLYCVSCENYVSESNMGENQTCPDCGSKLISMQEESYFFRASKYVPDLIKYYENNPNAIKPVTRYNEIMSFLRGGVKDISVSRTSLKWGIPVPGDENHVIYVWFDALINYLSALQGDDYKKFWPGYHVVGKDIIRFHCVTWPLMLIALNEKLPAGIIAHGWWTIKGGKMSKSKGNVIDPLDMINKYGLDPFRYFLMREIPFGSDGEFSEDALIGRINSDLANDLGNLLNRTLQMIKNYRAGVVPECDKSSSPLSELAQDIISRVDNFMKDFAFDSALKAIWEFISRANKFIDETTPWILAKNNESERLNYVLLNLYEALRLCAVLLFPFMPSTSEKICVQLGCDLKISDWGNGAGNKINKGDILFPRIDTKKEQKNMSDNPEVTPESKESELITIEDFARVQMRVGQITSCEEIPRSKKLYKLTIDLGSETRTVCSGIKEYFSPDELTGQKIILVCNLKPVKLCGVESNGMILAASIKSEGKLTLLTPLDENIPLGSVVS
- the trpS gene encoding tryptophan--tRNA ligase — translated: MKKRVLSAMRPTGALHLGHLAGALSNFVRLQNDDNYECFYSIADWHALMSNYAESGRTSEFCYMALTDWLSVGLDPEKSPLFIQSHVKQHAELALALGMITPLGWLYRNPTYKEQLFNIRNKDLGMFGFLGYPVLMAADILLYKAEFVPVGEDQSAHLELSRELVRRFNNFFGDVLVEPQPLFTQTPKVPGIDGRKMSKSYGNALELSESADSMWQKLRTMKTDPARMRRTDKGDPEKCPVWDLHKVFNNDENEKNEICEGCKSAGIGCIDCKKKLNAHINELMTPIRERRSKYEGNKSLLDEILRDGALRAEKVAGSTMDEIYPAMGLLPRINK
- a CDS encoding HDOD domain-containing protein, producing the protein MSDTNANKEIIKTRILSKLADIKSFPQFVLETMKKLNDPSSNAADVAKSLSRDEGLVLRVLKLANSAAYGMTRKISSISEAISLLGYKSISNIILAAEVYSSMDKGLSGYALDRGELWRHSLMVAYASRHLAHVTKKVNTEDAYVGGLLHDIGKVILNDYVRFGYGIIVKMVEEKHIPFTEAESSVLGFDHAMIGSVLVERWEMPESYKFAVEYHHKPNELPEDKADYQPLLDVVSVANAVCLMLGIGLGADGLQSYMFPEPLERLGITNFDSLLAEMVDYVSSVANDMGDMAGL
- a CDS encoding GtrA family protein; translation: MNYKTFKHLFLYGIVGVLTTLLAIFLYWLFTRKFYLGVVSSSALSWVLAVIFSFWANRKFVFFSHGPLFHEFYLFVMARISTGLMDLAIMYIFVDLLNFYDMPVKIISNILVIILNYVAAKLVIFK
- a CDS encoding rRNA pseudouridine synthase; translation: MRLNLFLSSNGICSRRKADDIILSGRVKVNDKIVLAPYFRVDINHDKILLDNKQIFHELKRVYYIMNKPSGYVCAVSDKYYPVIIDLLPEEARNLRVFPVGRLDKDSEGLLILTNDGNFAQNIIHPSKKISREYEVLLNLPVNDKHLSRLREGFNIENKFIKPLKVLQIGEASLKIVLSEGIKREIRLMMRQIGLRVEKLTRVKIGGLELGNLSSGEYKSLSFSSLCNKIFLSR
- a CDS encoding (d)CMP kinase — encoded protein: MIIITIDGPAGAGKSTVSKKVAQELSINFLDTGALYRAIGLILAKSEVRPEFLHEALNDINIEINKSGVYVNDFDVTKEIRTPEADILSSKYSALPEVRAALLNIQREQAKKASLIAEGRDLGSVVFPDADFKFYLTASPEARAKRRYDERIKRGESANYDEILQAIKSRDQHDLNREIAPLRIPENAIYIDSSDMSEQEVINFIINQVRGSINNEAK
- a CDS encoding 1-acyl-sn-glycerol-3-phosphate acyltransferase, whose protein sequence is MKQNKIFYAIVRFTLKILLLIYNRVSVRWLEKLNPDEKFIVASNHASNLDPVLIGCFFPRDLRYFAKEELFTNKLFGACISALGAMPVSRENNSSAAGALRAFMKLYQDGNDVLIFPEGGRTLDGNLQPLEGGVALAASHEKAPILPVFIHGSFKAMPTGSALIKPVKINITFGKVLRFSDDVYKSKDGRKIIMDELNNSFRELEKC
- a CDS encoding DUF2157 domain-containing protein; translation: MINIRRREYEFLNGEINSWLDENIITSEQSEKILSLYEIKEYSLKRILILAGVILLGLGAVSFLASKWHELPKLLRLCVLIGGYALSLIACSISGIRTKAGKSFLLLASFILGSGIFLGTRMYNIKLDLSQILEFWLLAEIVTCMITSDLWQVYLLEILSLIYLIVINAIDIFALQFMNSAHFAMWEFFVPVKAFILLALLWLVNWRIRTRAIINANILITLLLCASRMSLCLGGTLTLVILAIIGGVMSFLMKHSDGQTMGLLIAGVFGLLLTWPEFWNSWDYAKILSVVSALCLVPLMLINIWRGHLVAGVVFCVLLVCRYFFDSLFGFMPKAWGFTLLGLIFMLIGVFFEKLRTHESAQDGNL